The window CACCTCCGGGGTCGTCACGATCTTCGGGGACGTCTTCACGGTCGCCTTCATCATGATCGCCATGCTCGTCATGGACTGGCGGCTCGCCCTCGTGACGTTCGCGGTCCTCCCCCTCGTGTTCATGGCGGCCTGGCTGTTCCGGAAGAAGGTGCGCGAGGCGTACCGCGACATCAGGATCCGGCTCGCGCGCATCAACGCCTTCCTGCAGGAACGGATCACGGGGGTGCGCGTCGTGCAGCTGTTCCGGCAGGAGCGGGCGGCGACCCGCTGGTTCGCCGAGATCAACGACGACCATCTCGAGGCCCACCTGCGCTCAATCACGTACTACGCGCTCTTCTTCCCCGTCGTCGAGGTGCTCGCGTCCGTCGCGCTCGCGCTCATCATCTGGTACGGAGGCAACCAGGCCCTCGAGGGGACGGTCACGATCGGGGTCATCGCGGCCTTCCTGCAGTACGCGAAACGGTTCTTCCGACCCATCCAGGACCTGTCCGAAAAGTACAACATCCTGCAGGGCGCGATGGCGAGTTCGGAGCGGATCTTCCGCCTCCTGGACGAGGCGCCGGGGATCGAGGACCCGGTGGATCCAAGGGATCTTCCGACGAGCGTCAAGGGCCGCATCGAGTTCGAGGACGTCTGGTTCCGGTATCTGTCGCCGGAGGAGGATGCGGCGGGGGTCACGACGCCGGCCCTGGCCCACGCCGCGGCCTGGGAAGGCGCGGAGGGGCGGCTCGACGAGGACGCGCCGGATGACGGCTGGGTGCTGCGCGGCATCAGCTTCACGGCAGAGCCGGGACAGCGGCTCGCGGTCGTCGGAGCGACGGGAGCGGGCAAGACAACGCTGTTCAGCCTCCTCATGCGCTTCTACGAGCCGCAACGCGGGCGCATTCTGCTCGACGGGGTCGACATCCGGGAACTCCGGCTCGCCGACCTTCGGCAACGGATGGGCCTCGTGCTGCAGGACGTCTATCTCTTCTCGGGCTCCGCCGCGGACAACATCGCGCTCGACCGCGAGGCGGTGGGGCGGGATCAGATCCGGGAGGCTGCCCGCCAGGTCGGGGTCGACCGGCACCTCGCGCGGCTGCCGAAGAAGTACGACGAGCCGCTGAGCGAGCGGGGCGGGAACCTGTCCGTCGGCGAGCGCCAGCTGGTGTCCTTCGCCCGCGCCCTCGCGGGGGATCCGCCGATCCTGCTCCTGGACGAGGCGACGAGTTCGGTGGACTCGGAGATCGAGGCCGAGATCCAGGCGGCGCTGGAGCGCCTGATGGAGGGACGGACGAGCCTCGTCATCGCACACCGGCTCTCCACCATCCGGGGGGCCGACCGCATCCTCGTGCTGCATCACGGACGCATCAGCGAATCCGGCACGCACGACACGCTGCTCGAGAGCGGCGGCCTCTACGCGCAACTCCACCGCCTCCAGTTCCAGAAGCCGACGGCCGCCGCATGAACGCCGTGCTGGACTGGGCGGCGGCGCTGGACATGCGCCTCGTGCTCGTGGCCCTTCTCGTGGCCCTGAACCTCTGGGCGACGTGCATCACCGCGCTTTCCACGGCGCCGAGGCGAGAGAAGACGCTGTGGGTCGCCGTGATCTTCCTCTGCCCCATCGTCGGCAGCGTGCTCTGGTTCGTGTTCGCCCCGAAGCTCTGGGCGGAGCGGCGCTAGACGGGCCGCCGGCAGCGTTCGCGACCGCAGGTCAGGACGGCCAGAGCAGGCGCAGGAGGTCCGCCGTACGGGCGGCCGCGCCGGATCCCGCTTCGACGAACGCCCGGGCGGCCCGGGCGTGGCGCCGGCGGCGAAGCGGGTCGGCCAGCCCGGTCAGGGTGTCCGCGAGCGCGCCGGCCGGGGAGACGAGCCCGCCGCCCGCTGACGCGAGGGCGCGGGCGTCGGCCCGGTCGTGGCGCGGGCCGAAGACGACGGGCAGCCCGGCCGCGGCGGGCTCGAGCACGTTGTGGAGCCCGGTGCCGCCCAGGCCGCCGCCCACATAGGCCGCATCGCCCGCCGCGTACAGCTCCGCGAGCCGGCCCACTTCGTCGAAGACGATGACGGAGGCGTCGGGCGTCGCGGCGGCATCGCCGATCATGCTCCAGCGGATGATGCGTTCCCCGCGGGCCGCGCACGACGCGACGAGAGCGTCGACGTGCGCGGCGGTCGGCTCGTGCGGCGCGATCACGAACTGCCAGCCCGGGCCGCCATCCCGCCGCACGGCCGCCGCGGCATCGAGCAGCGCGCGTTCGTCCGCGGGCCACGTGGAGCCGGCGACGAGCCGCGGGGTCGCCCCGTCCGTCGCGCCGAGCGCGTCGCGGAGAGCCGCGGCCGAGCCGTCGGCGCGGGCGCGGTCCGCCCGTTCGAGCGCGAGGTCGAACGCCCCGTCCCCCGTCACTGCGAGCGCCCCCGGCCGGGCGCCGAGCGCTTCGAGTCGCCGCGCGTCCTCCGGGGTCGCGGCGCCGACCGCGTCCAGGCGCGCATACGACGCGCGGAAGAGCCGGCGGGCGAGGGCGCCGGAGCGCCGGCTCCCATCGCGGACCGTGCCGTTGATGAGCGCGGCGGGCACCCCGGCCCGTCCGGCCGCGGCCACGAGTCCGGGCCACACGTCCAGCTTCGCGAACACGAGCAGGCCTGGCCGCACCGCGGCGAGCACGGCATCGCAGTCGCGCGCCCGGTCGAGCGGCGGGGGGCCCGAATGATCCGGGTCCAGCCACGCGAGTGCCGCCCTGCCCGACGGCGAGCCGTGCGTGACGACGAGCTGCGCCCGCGCGCCCGCGCGCGATCCGGACGGTGAACCGCGCAGACGCCGTATGGCCGGCACTGCCCCAAGCAGTTCGCCGGCGGAAGCGCCGTGGAGCCACACGAGCGGCCCGGGCTCCCGGCTCCGCCCCCACGCGGCGAGCTCCGCGGTGGCGCGCCGCCGCGCCGCGAGCGCCCGCGCGATGTCCGGGCGGGTGCGCTGAAGCAGGGGAACCGCCGCGAGCGCGACGCCGGTCGCCGCTCCCGTAAGACGCGCTCCGGCGTTCACGACGGCGCCCCGGAGCTTTTCGCCCGCATCCCGTCTCCATATTCTCCCGCGTGCGCTATCTCGGGAACAAAACGAAGCTCGTCCCCTTCCTGCTGGAGACCGTGGACCGGTTCCAGGAGACGCCCGGCGTTGCATGCGACCCGTTCGCCGGCACCGCCAGCGTGTCGGCGGCGCTCAAGGAGAAGGGTTGGCAGGTCCATGCGGGCGACCTGATGGCGTCTTCCTACGCCCTCCAGGTCGCGCGAGTCCAACTCGACGCGCACCCTCGTTATCCCACCTCGCTCCTGCCGCCGGCGGCCCGCAACGGAAAGCGCGAGATCGGCTACCGCACCCTGCTCGAGGGGCTCGCCGAACTCGACGATCCCCGCAGCGGGTTCATCTCCGAGAATTACACGAGCGACGGAGCCGGCGGCCGGGAGCACGGGCGCATGTACTTTTCCCCCGAGAACGGACGGCAAATCGATCGGGTCCGGACGCGGATCGAGCGCTGGACCCGCGGATCCTCTCACAGCGAAGCCGCGGCCCAACTCCTGATCGCGACGCTCATCGAGGCCGCCGACCGGGTGGCGAACACGACCGGCGTGTACGCCTCGTTCGTAAAAACCATGCAGCCGAACGCGCTCCGCCCGCTCGAACTCCGTCCCATCGAGCCGACCCGGCGCCGGGAAGGCGCCGGCGCCTGCAGCGCGTTCCGCGGACCCGCCGCGCGCCTCCTGGCATCCATCGGTCCCGTCGATCTCGTCTATCTCGATCCCCCTTACAACGGCCGGCAATATCCCGCGTATTATCACATCCCCGAACTCCTCGCGCTCGGCTGGGCCGTGCCGCCGGAGATCCGGGGAAAGACGGGACTCATACCCGACGAGGCGCAGCGCTCGGACTGGTGCCGGAAGCACCGGGCTGCGGACGCCCTGCGGGAGGTGCTCGAAGCCGCGGACGGACGCCACATCCTGTTCAGCTACAACGACGAGGGGCACCTGGCCCGCGCCGCCATCGAGGGGGCGCTGCGCGAACGCGGACTGCCCGACAGCTACGCGTTCCACAACCGGCCGTACCGCCGCTACCGGAGCGACGCCGACGGCCCGCAGCGTAGCTACCTGCGCGACGACGTGCGGGAACACCTCCACTACGTGAGGTGCGCGTGAGCAGGATACGCCGGTTGGGCGCCCGCCTCTCCGTCTCCCGCGCGCGCGCCGGCCTCGTGCTGCTCCTGCTGAGCGCGGGCGGCTGCTCGCCAGCGTACGTCCTGCGCGCCGGCTGGGAGGAGGCCCGCATTCTCTCGGCGCGCCGTCCCATCCGGGCCGTGATCCACGACACGACCGTGGCCCGCGAGACCCGCGACAAGTTGCGGCTCGTCCTCGACGCGAGAGACTTCGCGGAACGCGACCTTGGGCTGCGCGCGGGCGCGAGCTACGAGTCGTTCACGCAACTTCACCGCGACACGCTGGTCCTGATCGTGCTCGCCGCCCCGGAGTTCGATCTGCGCTGGAAGACCTGGTGGTTCCCCATCGTCGGCCACGTCCCCTACAAGGGATACTTCGACTTCGACGACGCCCGCGCGGAGGCCGCCGGCCTGGCCGAGGAAGGCTACGACGTCTCGGTTCGGCCGGTCTCCGCCTTCTCGACGCTGGGCTGGTTCCCGGACCCCATCATGTCGACGACGCTGCGCCTCGACAGTCTCGGGATCGTCGAGACGGTGATCCACGAGATCACGCACAGCACGTACTTCCCGACCGGTCAAGCGGATTTCAACGAGAGTTTCGCGAACTTCGTCGGGTACCGCGGCGCCATCGAGTTCTTCTGCGACGCGGTGGCGGATGAGAGCGCCTGCGTGCGGGCGCAGTGGAGGTGGGAGGACACGCGCCTGTTCGGCCACTTCTTCCATTCCATCCTTGCGCCGCTGGAGGAGGTGTACGCCTCCGCCATGCCGGACGACGCGAAGCGGGCGGCAAAACGCGAGGTGTTCGAGGCGGCGGCCCAACGCTTCGAGACGGAGTACAAGCCGCGGCTGCACGCGCAGTACGGCTCGCTCGACCCGGACGGTCTCGACAACGCGTGGATGATCTCCCGCCTCCTCTACTACACGAGGTTGGATGACTTCGAGCGCGTGTACGAGTCGCACGGCGCGCTGGTGCCCTCCGTCGAGGCGCTGATGCGGGAGACCGCGACCGGCGACCCGTGGGAGGCCCTGACGCGCCTCTTGGGTCCCGCGGACACGGGCCCCCGCCAAGGGGACGGCTCCGAGACCACGGAAGGTTCGAGATGACGGAACCGTTCGTCTGTGTACGCTGCGATCGCGACGACCCGGGCCGGATCGAGCGCGTCCCGTTCCCGAACGAACTCGGCCGTCGGATCGTGGCCGAGATCTGCGCGCCATGCTGGGAGGAGTGGAAGGAGCGGCAGATGCTCCTCATCAACCACTACGGGCTCAAGCTCCACGAATCCGCGGCGCGCGAGTTTCTCTACAAGAACCTGCGGATCTACCTCTTCGGCGAGGAAGGCACGGCCGCCTCCATCGACGCGAGCGAGGAAGGTTCCGTCGAGTGGTAGAGCCCGCGCTCGCCGACGGTGCTAGGAAACCACGAGGTTGAGCATCCGGTCCGGCACGTGGATCACCTTGCGGATCGCGACCCCGTCGAGGCGCCGGATCACGTTCGCCTCGGCCAGCGCCGCCTCGCGCACGACCTCTTCGGGGGCTCCGCGCGCGACCCGGATCGTCGCCCGCAGCCGGCCGTTCACCTGCACCGGAAGTTCGACCTCGTCCACCACGAGCTTGCTCTCGTCCCAGGCCGGCCACTCCGCGTGATCGAAGATGCTCGACTCGCCGCCGAGGCGGGCCCACAGCTCCTCGGCGATGTGGGGCACCATCGGCGCGATCATGATCACGAGCGGCCACACCTCGTCGACCGAGGCCGTGCGCCCGCCTGAGCGCACCGTGTTCAGGTAGTCCATCGCGGCAGCGATCGCCGTGTTGTAACTCAGCGCTTCGAGGTCCTCCGATATCTGCCTGATCGTGGCGTGCAGCGCCCGCTCCACGCCGGCATCGTCGAATCCCGTGCGCCCCGCCTCGGCCGCCGCCGTCACGCTGTCCCACACCTTCTTCAGGAAGCGCTCGGGCCCGGCCAGACCGCTGTCGCGGAAATCTCCACCCCGCTGGAAGGGGCCCAGGAACATCAGGTACATGCGGAACGTGTCCGCGCCGAACCGCGCGATGTACTCGTCCGGGAGGATCACGTTGCCGCGCGACTTCGAGATCTTGGCGCCGTCCCTGATGAGCAGGCCGTGCTTGCGGAAGCGGTCGTACGGCTCCTCGAACTCAAGGTGCCCGAGGTCGTGCAGCACCATCGTGAGGAAACGGGAGTAGAGGAGGTGGAGGACGGAGTGCTCCTCGCCTCCGATGTAGCTGCTGACGGGCAGCCAGTCGCGCGTCCGGTCGGGGTCGAAGGGCCGGTCGTCGAACTCGGTCGAGGGATAGCGCAGGAAGTACCAGCCCGAGTCGAGGAAGGTGTCGGAGACATCGGTCTCGCGCCGGCCCTCGGCGCCGCACTCCGGACACGTCGCCGCGTGGAACTCCGGGTCGCGCGCGAGCGGACTCACGCCCGTCTCCGTGGGGCGGAAATCCTCCACGTACGGGAGGACGACGGGGAGATCCTCCTCCGGCACGGCCTGCGGACCGCAGGTGTCGCAGTAGATGATGGGGATGGGCGGCCCCCAGTACCGCTGTCGGGAGATGCACCAGTCGTGCAGCCGGTAGTTGACCTCCGTCGCCGCGAGCCCGCGCTCCGCAAGCCACTCGGTGATTGCGCGCCCGCCCGCGTCGGCCTCCATCCCGCTGAAGCGTCCGGAGTTCACGAGAATCTCATCGGGGGTGTGCTCGACGAAGGCGGCCTCCGCCTCGCCTTCCCCGACGTCCGCGGGATCCGCACCCTCCGGGAGCACCGCGCGGGAACACACGACCTGGACGACGGACAACCCGAACCGGCGCGCGAAATCGAAGTCCCGCTGATCGTGTCCGGGCACGGCCATGATCGCGCCGGTGCCGTAGTCCATGAGGACGTAGTCGGCGACCCAGACCGGGATGTCCTCCCCGGTGGCCGGATTCCGCGCGTACCCGCCCGTGAAGACGCCGGTCTTCTCGCGATCGTCCGTCTTCTGCCGTTCCACGAGGTCGACGGCCGCGGCGGCGCGCGCGTAGCCCTCCACCTCGGCGCGGCGCTCGTCCGTCGTGAGCCGCTCGACGAGGGGATGCTCCGGCGCCAGCACCATGAAGCTCGCGCCGAAGAGCGTGTCGGGGCGTGTTGTGAACACCTCGATCCGGTCTGCCTGCCCGGCGGCCGCGGCCCCCGAACTCGCCGCCGTGTCCGAGAGCGGGAAGTGCAGCCGCGCGCCCTCGGAGCGGCCGATCCAGTTGCGCTGTGCCGTCTTCGTGGTCTCGGACCAGTCGATCCAGTCCAGGTTGTCGAGCAACCGCTGCGCGTAGTCCGTGATCCGGAAGAACCACTGGCTCAGCATCCGCTGTTCGACCGGGGCGTCGCACCGTTCGCACAGCCCGCCGATGACCTGTTCGTTCGCAAGGACGGTCTTGCACAGCGGGCACCAGTTGACCGCGGCCTCCTTCTTCTCCGCCAAGCCCGCCTTGAAGAGCTGGATGAAGATCCACTGCGTCCACTTGTAGTAGCGCGGATCCGTCGTATCGACGGTGCGGGACCAGTCCGCCATGAGCCCCGCCGCCCTCAGCATCCGCTCGAAGTTGCGGACGTTCGAGGGGATCAACTTCATCGGGTGCGTGTCGACCTTGAGCGCATGGTTCTCCGAGTGGATGCCGAACGCGTCGTATCCGATGGGCTCGAAGACGTCATCACCCCGCAGGCGGCGGAAGCGCCCGTAGATGTCGGCCCCCGTGAAGGCGTACAGGTTCCCGACGTGGAGCCCCTCGGCCGACGGATAGGGGTACATCATGAGGTTGAAGAACGGGCGCTCGGCGGCGTCGAGGTCGGGCTCGTTCGTCCCGTTCTCCTCCCACCAGGCCTGCCACCGGGCTTCGATGGCGATCGGGTCGTACATGGGTCGCGGGTCCGCTCCGTCCAGGGATCACGCCGGGGAGATGCACTAGCAGTCCGTGGCAAAGACCGAGACGGCGGCACCCTGCGGAGGCCGCCGTCCGACCGCACAAAATGGGGCCGGAACGGCGGCCGAACAACTTGGGACGCTTAGCTCTCCCGGCCCGGGCCGGGGACCCTGTCGTCGAGGCTGAACTTGCCGCTGCCCGTCGTCCACAGGAAGAGGAAGATGGCGCAGTACAGGACGGCGAGTTCTCCGCCGTTCACGATCGGCCAGAACTCCATCTCGCGGGCGAAGAAGTGGCGCCACCAGTAGACGACCGCGAAGTGCCCCGTGAGGATGAAGGCGACCCAGCGCGTCCGGATCCCGAGGATGATGAGGATCGGCAGGAAGAACTCGATGAGTCCCGCGATGCCCACGGGCCATGAGAACCAGTTGCCGACCGCCTCCCTTCCGAACATGCCGAGGAGCTTCTGGGCTCCGTGCTGCCATAGCATGAGGCCGGCGGTGACCCGGAGCACGGCGTGGGTGGTTTCCTTCGAGACGGGTGCATTCATGACGCCTCCCATTTGGGGGGGGCTCGGCGTCCGCGCCGCTTGCAGGCCCGGAAGTGCCGCCGTAGCCTTGCGACCCATGATGCCGGTTGATTCTCCGCGCGCACAAGACGGGGAGTTCGAGGGCGAAGTCCCCGTTCACATTCCGCTGGTCCTCCTGCTGACCCTCAGGGACCTCGACACACCCGAAGATCCGCGGGAACTCGAGGAGGTGGATTTCTCCCTGAACCTGCGGCGCCGGCTTGGGCTTTCGAGCGTCGTGCTCAAGCAGATCCGCCGCTACGAGGAGGACGGCGGGGATGTGCACGCCGCCGAAGTGGCGAGCCTGTTCGAACTCGTCGCGAAGCGGATCGACGCTCGGGAGATCTTCGCCGCAGCGGGACGCCGCGTCACGCACGAGGCTTTTGGCCCCGGCGGGCGGGTGGCCCTGCGCCTGGGATGGCGGTTGATCCCTCTCCGCCTCCGCCGCATCCTCGCCTGGCGGCGAGTGAAGAAGATCGCCCGCCGCCTGACTCCCTCCTCGAAGATCTGGCTCGCGAGGGACATGAACGGGCTCGCAATCAAACACGGTCTCCCTGTCCTGGCCACGGCCGACAGGGGCGGAAGCGGCTGCGAGATCGTGTCGGGGATCATCGAGGAGTCGTTCCGAATGTACCGGGCCGGGGAGGGCGACGTTTCGCACCCGCAGTGCGAGGCCATGGGGGGCGAGTACTGCCTCTGGGTGATCGAGCCAACCCCGACCCCAGACGCTTAGCAGCCCGTGGCAAAACCCCGCGTCAGCGTCGAGAGCGGTGAAGCGCTCGCCTGACTCAGGTCATGTGCGGTTCGATGTGGACGGTCACGTCGGTGAATCCGATCTGGGCGGCGACCCGCCGCTCCACTTCATCGGCGATTTCGTGGGCGCTGACCACCGTTTCGGCGGGTTCGACCCGGATCGTGAGTTCGGCGAAGCGCCCGACCGACTTGCCGCGCGAGCGGACCCCCGTCACGGCACGCACGCCGGGCACGCTGCTCGCCACGCCTTCGATCTCCCGCGGATCGACGGCCCGCTCGTCGACGAGGACGGGGATGGTCTCGCGGAAGATCTTGTATCCCGAGCGGGCCACCACGAGCGCCACGGCGAGGGCGAGCCATGCATCGGCCGGAGCCCATCCGGTCCAGTCGGTGATCGCAAGCCCGGCCAGGACTGCCGCCGTAACCAGGACGTCGGACGCGGTGTGCCGGGCGTCCGCCGCGAGGATTTCGCTCGACAGCCTCCGGCTCGCCCTCGCTTCGCCCAGCGCGACCGCCGCGTTCACGACGAGCGCAGCGGCGAGCACCCCCATCATCGCGGGCTCGACATCCGGCGGAGCGCCACCCTGAATCAGGCGGTCGAGGGCGCTCTGTACCAGTTCGAAGAAGGTGACGGAGAGGAAGGCCGCCACGGCGAGCGCCGCGAGCGTTTCGAACTTGCCGTGTCCGTAGGGGTGCTCGGCGTCGGGCGGAGCGGCCGCGAGGCGCATCGCGGCGAGGCCCACGACGTTGTTGATCGCATCGACGCCCGAGTGGGCCGCGTCGCCCAGAACGGCGATCGATCCCGTGCGCAGTCCCACGATCAACTTCGCCGCGATCACCGCCACGTTCGCGAGCAGCACCCACAGGAGTATGCGGCGCACCCGTCGGTGGCGGTCCGCCGTCGAGTTCACCGCCGCGGACTCATCGCCTGAAGCGACGCCCCCGGCTGAAGTCCGGCTTGGTTGAGTACGGCTCGGGCTCTTCCCCGTCGTCTTCTTCGTCTTCAACGTCCGCATCCCGCATCACGGCGTCGAAGCGGCTCGAACGGGCGCGCCGGCGGCCTCCCAGCAGCCAGCGCCAGGGCGACTCGCGCGGCGCCCTTCCTGTCGGCGCGTGCTTGTCGTAGAGCCCGGGAGAGCCGAGCCCCACCCAGATGCCAAAGGCGAGGGCGCAGAGCGCGCCCAGGGAGCCGGCGATGATCAGGATCCAGGCCAGCGTGTCTTCGGTCATGAAACTCCGTGCTTCGTCGCGCCGGGGCGCCGGGTTCTTGCCTGCGCCTCCGGGCGTCGTCTACTGTCACGCCGGGCCGCCCCCCGGCCGGCCCACTAGATGGTGCCCCCGGCGGCTCCGTGACAAGCGCGACCGTCCATTCTCTCCCTTCCGATCCGAGCGATTCCATGTCTGAACAGCACCGGGAAATCGATGTCCTGCTGGACGAACAGCGGACTTTCGAACCGTCGGCGGGCTTCGTCGCGGCCGCCCACGTGGGCGACCGCGGCCCGTACGACGAGGCCGAGCGGGACCGCGAGGCGTACTGGGAGGCGTGG is drawn from Candidatus Palauibacter polyketidifaciens and contains these coding sequences:
- a CDS encoding glycosyltransferase N-terminal domain-containing protein, which gives rise to MNAGARLTGAATGVALAAVPLLQRTRPDIARALAARRRATAELAAWGRSREPGPLVWLHGASAGELLGAVPAIRRLRGSPSGSRAGARAQLVVTHGSPSGRAALAWLDPDHSGPPPLDRARDCDAVLAAVRPGLLVFAKLDVWPGLVAAAGRAGVPAALINGTVRDGSRRSGALARRLFRASYARLDAVGAATPEDARRLEALGARPGALAVTGDGAFDLALERADRARADGSAAALRDALGATDGATPRLVAGSTWPADERALLDAAAAVRRDGGPGWQFVIAPHEPTAAHVDALVASCAARGERIIRWSMIGDAAATPDASVIVFDEVGRLAELYAAGDAAYVGGGLGGTGLHNVLEPAAAGLPVVFGPRHDRADARALASAGGGLVSPAGALADTLTGLADPLRRRRHARAARAFVEAGSGAAARTADLLRLLWPS
- a CDS encoding DNA adenine methylase — encoded protein: MRYLGNKTKLVPFLLETVDRFQETPGVACDPFAGTASVSAALKEKGWQVHAGDLMASSYALQVARVQLDAHPRYPTSLLPPAARNGKREIGYRTLLEGLAELDDPRSGFISENYTSDGAGGREHGRMYFSPENGRQIDRVRTRIERWTRGSSHSEAAAQLLIATLIEAADRVANTTGVYASFVKTMQPNALRPLELRPIEPTRRREGAGACSAFRGPAARLLASIGPVDLVYLDPPYNGRQYPAYYHIPELLALGWAVPPEIRGKTGLIPDEAQRSDWCRKHRAADALREVLEAADGRHILFSYNDEGHLARAAIEGALRERGLPDSYAFHNRPYRRYRSDADGPQRSYLRDDVREHLHYVRCA
- a CDS encoding cation diffusion facilitator family transporter; this translates as MNSTADRHRRVRRILLWVLLANVAVIAAKLIVGLRTGSIAVLGDAAHSGVDAINNVVGLAAMRLAAAPPDAEHPYGHGKFETLAALAVAAFLSVTFFELVQSALDRLIQGGAPPDVEPAMMGVLAAALVVNAAVALGEARASRRLSSEILAADARHTASDVLVTAAVLAGLAITDWTGWAPADAWLALAVALVVARSGYKIFRETIPVLVDERAVDPREIEGVASSVPGVRAVTGVRSRGKSVGRFAELTIRVEPAETVVSAHEIADEVERRVAAQIGFTDVTVHIEPHMT
- the leuS gene encoding leucine--tRNA ligase, giving the protein MYDPIAIEARWQAWWEENGTNEPDLDAAERPFFNLMMYPYPSAEGLHVGNLYAFTGADIYGRFRRLRGDDVFEPIGYDAFGIHSENHALKVDTHPMKLIPSNVRNFERMLRAAGLMADWSRTVDTTDPRYYKWTQWIFIQLFKAGLAEKKEAAVNWCPLCKTVLANEQVIGGLCERCDAPVEQRMLSQWFFRITDYAQRLLDNLDWIDWSETTKTAQRNWIGRSEGARLHFPLSDTAASSGAAAAGQADRIEVFTTRPDTLFGASFMVLAPEHPLVERLTTDERRAEVEGYARAAAAVDLVERQKTDDREKTGVFTGGYARNPATGEDIPVWVADYVLMDYGTGAIMAVPGHDQRDFDFARRFGLSVVQVVCSRAVLPEGADPADVGEGEAEAAFVEHTPDEILVNSGRFSGMEADAGGRAITEWLAERGLAATEVNYRLHDWCISRQRYWGPPIPIIYCDTCGPQAVPEEDLPVVLPYVEDFRPTETGVSPLARDPEFHAATCPECGAEGRRETDVSDTFLDSGWYFLRYPSTEFDDRPFDPDRTRDWLPVSSYIGGEEHSVLHLLYSRFLTMVLHDLGHLEFEEPYDRFRKHGLLIRDGAKISKSRGNVILPDEYIARFGADTFRMYLMFLGPFQRGGDFRDSGLAGPERFLKKVWDSVTAAAEAGRTGFDDAGVERALHATIRQISEDLEALSYNTAIAAAMDYLNTVRSGGRTASVDEVWPLVIMIAPMVPHIAEELWARLGGESSIFDHAEWPAWDESKLVVDEVELPVQVNGRLRATIRVARGAPEEVVREAALAEANVIRRLDGVAIRKVIHVPDRMLNLVVS
- a CDS encoding aminopeptidase, translating into MSRIRRLGARLSVSRARAGLVLLLLSAGGCSPAYVLRAGWEEARILSARRPIRAVIHDTTVARETRDKLRLVLDARDFAERDLGLRAGASYESFTQLHRDTLVLIVLAAPEFDLRWKTWWFPIVGHVPYKGYFDFDDARAEAAGLAEEGYDVSVRPVSAFSTLGWFPDPIMSTTLRLDSLGIVETVIHEITHSTYFPTGQADFNESFANFVGYRGAIEFFCDAVADESACVRAQWRWEDTRLFGHFFHSILAPLEEVYASAMPDDAKRAAKREVFEAAAQRFETEYKPRLHAQYGSLDPDGLDNAWMISRLLYYTRLDDFERVYESHGALVPSVEALMRETATGDPWEALTRLLGPADTGPRQGDGSETTEGSR
- a CDS encoding PLDc N-terminal domain-containing protein, whose translation is MNAVLDWAAALDMRLVLVALLVALNLWATCITALSTAPRREKTLWVAVIFLCPIVGSVLWFVFAPKLWAERR
- a CDS encoding DoxX family protein, coding for MNAPVSKETTHAVLRVTAGLMLWQHGAQKLLGMFGREAVGNWFSWPVGIAGLIEFFLPILIILGIRTRWVAFILTGHFAVVYWWRHFFAREMEFWPIVNGGELAVLYCAIFLFLWTTGSGKFSLDDRVPGPGRES
- a CDS encoding Fe(2+)-trafficking protein; protein product: MTEPFVCVRCDRDDPGRIERVPFPNELGRRIVAEICAPCWEEWKERQMLLINHYGLKLHESAAREFLYKNLRIYLFGEEGTAASIDASEEGSVEW
- a CDS encoding ABC transporter ATP-binding protein; the encoded protein is MQAPDGPLQEEEALGKAYDARLMRRLLAYLRPYRGRVAIAVLMLVAASGLALVGPWLTMEVIDHAIPDGDFGAIRNLAILFFVSLILSGLLEYGRTILTTWIGQNVMLDLRQEIFRHLQRLRLAYFDRNPVGRLMTRLTSDVEVLNEMFTSGVVTIFGDVFTVAFIMIAMLVMDWRLALVTFAVLPLVFMAAWLFRKKVREAYRDIRIRLARINAFLQERITGVRVVQLFRQERAATRWFAEINDDHLEAHLRSITYYALFFPVVEVLASVALALIIWYGGNQALEGTVTIGVIAAFLQYAKRFFRPIQDLSEKYNILQGAMASSERIFRLLDEAPGIEDPVDPRDLPTSVKGRIEFEDVWFRYLSPEEDAAGVTTPALAHAAAWEGAEGRLDEDAPDDGWVLRGISFTAEPGQRLAVVGATGAGKTTLFSLLMRFYEPQRGRILLDGVDIRELRLADLRQRMGLVLQDVYLFSGSAADNIALDREAVGRDQIREAARQVGVDRHLARLPKKYDEPLSERGGNLSVGERQLVSFARALAGDPPILLLDEATSSVDSEIEAEIQAALERLMEGRTSLVIAHRLSTIRGADRILVLHHGRISESGTHDTLLESGGLYAQLHRLQFQKPTAAA